Below is a genomic region from Haliotis asinina isolate JCU_RB_2024 chromosome 14, JCU_Hal_asi_v2, whole genome shotgun sequence.
agtagtagtagcagcagcagtaatactagtggtagtagtagtagtagtagtaacagcagaaGTATACGTAGTAGCAGGAGCAGTAACAGTAGAAGTAataatagcagcagcagcagcagcagcagtagtagcagtagtagtagtagtagtagcagtagtagtacaaCATAttccatatttgggatttcactttcttagtaagtacaaattctagtacttttgtgggttgagtcccatccgggattcgaacccgcgccCTCAggagcagcaacagtagtatcagGAGCAGCAGTACTactagtggtagtagtagtcgtcgtcgtagtagtagtagtaacagcagaaGTAATAATAGCAGCAGgagcagtaacagtagcagtagtagtagtagtagtagtagtagtagtagtagtagtagtagtagtagtagtatgtaATGGAAGACGTATATCCATAATGATATGTCTTCATCCTCCTACGTGATCATACTGGCACCTTGCCAACAAGTAGAGTGAACCCATTCATGATAACGGGATTTTTCATCCTAAGCTGTTTATGTTCCTGAGAAGAACAAAGGGGCTAATCAAGCATGACAGGTTATTACTTTGCACTTCACCTTGACACAAATGACCTTTGATTCTTTTATCACCGTCGCTTGAAATCATGACGCTTAAATGAGCATGTCATTCGACACGTACAGAAAGATATCTTCATCGTCTTTGTCTTTACCAGTCGTTTAGTTCATTTTCTGTCGCAGTAAGGTCACATTTGTTTCCAACTGAGGTAACTAAACACAACAATGTGAAAACAAGGATCAAAGTGTACATAAAGTTTTCTCgctttcaaatgtttttctttcggtattacaataaaatataacacatgttatatttgggattacacgcACTCAATAAAGTAGGTATTCTTGTAGTAATGCTGTGTTCAGTTCAGTCCACACGTGGACGCCTAAGCCGAGTCTGGTTTTGATTGTttttaggtgcctgactcttcggatcccggatgggactcaaccctacaaaagtactagaatgtgtaccTTGCTGAGAATGTGTACTTGTCAGCTACATACCCATGTTTGTGGGTTTCATCAAAATGGTAAATGTTTGAGACCCACTTCCCATTGGGCTTCCCTCATAACCATTGTCAGGCTTTTTTTTCGCAAccaggggacacaactctatcTTATATGACTTACATGCATGTACTTATCTGTTCAAATTAATATTAATAGTGCTGTCGTTTCTTAAATTTTAATTAAACCATTCCCTTTGAAATCGCATATGATTGCTAATTAAATCAATTCAATGTGCTGGGCGTTAACAGGCCGCTTACTGGCCCAGGTCGCTCCAAAACTGTAAAACCAACCAACTTAAATTGCATTTAGTGTCTTCTTCTGAGGTAAAGTGCATTTATATGTTAACTGATGGTTAACTGTGCTGTATGAAAGAGGAGATCGTTATGGTTTATGggtatcacatacatgtcagTTGGCTGACGCAATGTCGTCAAACCACTTGCAGATAAGACTAAAATACACGAATGATCACAGATGTTCCTGTACCATAGCTGTAGCATAAATGCTTGAAGAAATAAATGCGTGACTGTGTTTAGTCCATGTGACCTTTACCAAACCGATTTCACATTTAAATGGATGTAAAACTGATTATGGCATTGTTGATATCTGATGCAGTTCCGACAGTCGTCTGGGTGATCGTAGTGGATGCGTACTTTAATTTCACGCACATGTTCCTCTTCGTCTGGTAATGATCAAAATCCATATTAAATCACGAAGCCCACCTGTGACGCAGCCATAAGAGTTTCACACAAGTTAGATTCCAATACTTTGAAGACAGCCGAATCAGGATTAGAAACGAAGTGGCAGAGATGCTATTACGTAGTGAGATTTACACTAATATGTCGTGGTGCTAGTGTATTGCGATTCAGTCCAAACATTAATATGCATGTGAGTGGAGCCTTTAAGTGTTGGTTCAAATCCAAGATACAATCCGATTTTCATCCTTGACTTGTTACCGTGATGAATGTATTTCAACATAAGACTGATGTTCTTTTCGAACCTCTTTCGTTTCTTTCCGTTGTTATCATCGTTAATATGTTATTGCTATCAATGTCTTGGTTGCCATCGTCAGTGCTACCAATATCGCTGTCGTGGTTGCCATCGTCATTGCTATTGCTATCACTGTCGTAAAACGCTTTTGCTATCACTGTCGTGGCTGCCATCGTTAATGCTATTGCTCTCACCGTCGTAGTCACCATCGTCAACAGTATTTCTGGTTGCCATCGTTAATGCTATAGCTATTGCTGTCGTGGTTGTCACTGCTACTGCTATCAATGTGTTGGTTGCCATCGTCAGTGTTAGTGCTATCACTATCGTGATTGCCATTGTCAGTGTTATTGCTATCACTATCGTGATTGCCATCGTCAGTGTTAGTGCTATCACTATCGTGATTGCCATCGTCAGTGTTAGTGCTATCACTATCGTGATTGCCATCGTCAGTGTTAGTGCTATCACTATCGTGATTGCCATCCTCAGTGTTATTGCTATCACTATCGTGATTGCCATCGTCAGTGTTATTGCTATCACTATCGTGATTGCCATCGTCAGTGTTATTGCTTTCACTATCGTGATTGCCATCGTCAGTGCTATTGCTATGATTATCGTGATTGCCATCGTCAGTGTTATTGCTATCACTATCGTGATTGCCATCGTCAGTGTTATTGCTATCACTATCGTGATTGCCATCGTCAGTGCTATTGCTATGACTATCGTGATTGCCATCGTCAGTGTTATTGCTATCACTATCGTGATTGCCATCGTCAGTGTTAGTGCTATCACTATCGTGATTGCCATCGTCAGTGTTAGTGCTATGACAGTCGTGGTAACATTGCTATCAGTGCCGTTGTCGCCGTCATCAATGATATCCCTGTCGTGTTTGCCATCGTCATCGCTAGTACGGTGTCCCGACAACCACAGGGTGTTGTGAGTACAGTTTTATTCACTATTCCCATAATTATTTTGCTCACGAATCAGTTTTACAGATGCACGAGAAATGATTTATATGGTATACCGCGGTGTCGTTTACACCTTCTTTCGTTGATTATGCTCTGATAATATGAAATGTTAGTCTAGTTCTAGTGTTAACGGTCAGCTCGTACCCGACACTGTCATAACCTAAAAACTGGTACACGAGTTTACCTGCGTGTGCGTACTATTGAATGAATTATACGTGTTAAGTGCAAGTAAGAACCTTAGTCTCATGAACATACGTTTTAACGCGTCTGTTTTTTACAAAACAAGATTTTATCAACATGAACAGTCTTTATTCATTTGGAATGAAACTCCTAAATCTTTTTTTCCAAGGGAGAAATGCCAACGGAAATGCTGAGAAGCACATACTGCAACAACATATACCAGCactgcaacccatgtttgtacaCTACATATAGATAGGCTGATGTTATGGGTGAAATCGGCACAAGCAGGATCTTGGCGTACAAGCCACTTTACAGAGGACAAGTGATCAGCCATATACTCCTAACACTGTTGATGCTTGTCGGCCCCCTATTCACTCTGATCGCTACTCACCAACGACTAAGGAGAACATGGATGATACCCCGCATTATAGTTCTGTGCTACACTCAGTGCCTTTGCTCGCGGGCTTTATTGAAGTCGTATATCAAATCGGACCTTGCCCCTACATTGAGCTGAACCTGGAAGTCAATTGTATTCCCGTGCACGCCATCGTTAAACATGTACGCAATCAACGGTAGTGATGGGGTAACCTATATGGCTACCGTATGTAAGCAACTTGTAATCAACGGTAGTGATGGGGTAACCTACTGCTTAAATCGTTCCCTTGCCGGGACGAAGTTGGGTTCTACTGTATGCTGATGGGTGCAGTGTGTTAAGTTCATTTATGTgtctcgccgtgatattgctggtaaaTTATGAAAGGCCTCtttaaaccacactcactcattcacgcacGTACGCTCGGACGAAACGCGTGCTCAATCACTCATTGTCTCTAATAAAGACGTCTTCTTTATGATTAATGACCAGGTTTGTCCCGTATATTTCTGTATCATGCAATGGAGCTCGTATATCTCTCACACGCGGAGAACCTTGAACACAACGTGGTCGCATTTCTTTACCCGATACGCGTCGCAAATACTCGAAAACTTGTCTGGATGTATTGTAGGACGATGAACTGTTTTACAAACTCCTGAAGTATTGACGCCAGGACGCTGTACTTAACACTTAGATACCTCCATATACCGAAAACAGTTTGATATCCGATGGGCATACTTGACATAACTCTGCGTTAATCCCAGCTCTGCTACCCTCTGTGTATGAAGACATATGCTCCCTAAGGATACTTTTATACCATAAGTACTTAGACAGACGTTGTCATTGACAGGGTCAACTGATATTACTGTCTTTCAACTTGATGTCTCCAACCAAATATTGACTCCGGCGTACGTACAGACGTAGTGAAGGCATAATCTTGTCAATTACCTCATTTAATTTGTTTCCAATTAACATAATGGCATCATTGGTAATCTGAGTTTGAATCCAGACTCAAATTCAACACATTATTGGTCGTGATCGTTTCATCACATTGGTATTAAATACCCAGCCATTAGTGAGGCTTATCCTATCGATTTTCGTCGAGAACTGACACGACAGACATCTTGCTGATACTGGAATGTCCCGCGCTCAAGCTGGCAGTGCTCCGTTCCTGCGTTTATTATGACAAAATATATCCGACTCGTATATTCACTTCACTATTCATATCCGCTTTGCCAATGCTAATTAAGTCGTCATTCTTTCAAATAAAGCATGATATTACATACCCCATTTGCAGAAAACATAATACGTTTTCACAGCATCGAGGTAAATGAATCTGAATTCATCCACATGGCGTTTCTAACTGAAGTTGAAAAGTGTAATACGTTTCCAATATAGAACTAATCCATTCTTTGAATAATACAAATTTGATTACTTGGGAAAATACATTTTTAGAACATGACATAAAATCTTTCATGACAGGTTTGAGTAATCCAATAATATCGGGGGCCATGGAAACAAAATGTGCATTGTGAACAGATATTGACATTCTTAATGACAGGATAGATAATCCTAATGACAGCCCACATGTTGTTACAGTTTACACATGCGTAATTTTGGCAAGCACTTTTAAGtgtttacatattacattatatgGATaccagacaaacacacactgtCAACATGGCAACTCTATATCTATGTGTAGATTGTAAATGGTTCCTAAAGAACGTTATGGCAATGCTGACGTTGTGTAATCAACGTATCTTTTGATTGAACGAAAATTCAATCACAGAAAATAAAATGATTTTGCTATGTACACTTGAACGAAATGAGTCGCCAGTGTATTCCAACACATATAtctatttttttataataaagAATCTATTTCACAATAACATGATGAGGTTGCTGTATAAGTTGGTTTCAATACCTATTCTTTCCATTAATTGTGTCGCGTGCAGAAAGTGTATACTCAACTTAATTTATCACAATGTGAATTATGACGTCAAGTCTAGGAACTAGTCCAGATCACGAGATGGaacatcagtgatgacaccaggtgttcacgatgtgttctgtttttaaatagtatatgtctttggatatattgtCACATACGGGTAACGGAATGTACcaatataatatacattacatGTGACAGAACATGTGAATGCCACATTTATCACTATCCTTGCCAGCACGATAGTTTCTGTCGATCTATatccctctctctttctttctcaacCCTCtttcctttctctctctctctatctttcTCATCCATCCACCCCCCACCtcccctctctttctctctctctctcacacacacacacatacaggcaCACTCGATGTGCTGGATAATCTCGTTCATTATATGTCCAAATACTTCCATACTGTCATGGACGATAAGTCTGTACATTTGAGACGCCATTTTTTGTCCCTCTTGGGTACCATTACTGAAATATCAAAGGACCATTAGTAAAATGTCATGTAAATAAGTAGACGTTAATTGAAAATAATATCAATACTAGAGTAGGTCTCACGAGCTTGCTTCAAATACGCGTGTTGAATGTTTACGAGTTGAGGGAGGTAGTGTTATGAAAGTGAGAGAATTTCGTTTCCAACCTAAGAGCATAGGTTTTTTGGAATGCCCAAGGGAAATGGTTGTTTGCAAATATGAAATCAATAGTTACTTAAACTATCAATTTTCGGCTGTGCGGCATATCACGTCATAGTATAAAACATGAATTATTAAATCTGACAAGATTAGTTGCAGtatattgaaatatatgttgACCAGTTAACGTCATTCGCTTTCACATTGTTACATATAGAAATTATAGACTCTGTTTGACGTCTCCAGGTTTGATATCGTGGGCATTGCAGGTGTCCGCGATTAAAGTTGTTCGATCAAGGTATCAACTTTCAAGGCCTCTGGTAAGCAAAAAGATCTATGGTAGGCATGTGGATGACGTTTCACAATTTGATGTATCTGTGACACAGATGATTCAATCGTACAGTACTTGCCTGAATTATGTTAAGTAAACAGTTCACTGGgctttgcatatatttatgacAGGAGCCAACGGTAGGTCAGCGTATGCACGGCTgtttgcgaacacctggtacTGTCGATATTACACAGTGGTTCGTGAATATACTGAGCTCCAACACAAACTTTACTCTGggtttttgtcatgtttttaaacagaag
It encodes:
- the LOC137262075 gene encoding high-affinity zinc uptake system membrane protein ZnuB-like, translated to MHEEYYANLLRQVRQSIKEKRKIKKMLQYTPLALQPLLSRNAVFLVAIVNAIAIAVVVVTATAINVLVAIVSVSAITIVIAIVSVIAITIVIAIVSVSAITIVIAIVSVSAITIVIAIVSVSAITIVIAILSVIAITIVIAIVSVIAITIVIAIVSVIAFTIVIAIVSAIAMIIVIAIVSVIAITIVIAIVSVIAITIVIAIVSAIAMTIVIAIVSVIAITIVIAIVSVSAITIVIAIVSVSAMTVVVTLLSVPLSPSSMISLSCLPSSSLVRCPDNHRVL